One genomic window of Rhinolophus ferrumequinum isolate MPI-CBG mRhiFer1 chromosome 23, mRhiFer1_v1.p, whole genome shotgun sequence includes the following:
- the CPXM1 gene encoding probable carboxypeptidase X1 translates to MWGLLLALAAFAPAVDQGLGAPGSSLLGLAPSATTEARISTPAPAPAPRSSPAQPPAGKDNGDLPALGPTSPSGTSQQHVRIRVIKKKKVIMKKRKKLTRPSPLATARPVVTTSPAGVLDLPKEQEPGCPPLGLESLRVSDNQLEASSSQSYGLGPHRGRLNIQSGLEDGDLYDGAWCAEQQDAEPWLQVDAKHPTRFSGIITQGRSSIWRYDWVTSYKVQFSNDSHTWWGSRNRSSGMDAVFPANSDQETPVLNLLPEPQVARFIRLLPQTWLEGGASCLRAEILACPVSDPNGLFPEAPALGSPDPLDFQHHNYKAMRKLMKQVNEQCPNITRIYSIGKSNQGLKLYVMEMSDQPGEHELGEPEVRYVAGMHGNEALGRELLLLLMQFLCHEFLRGDPRVTRLLTETRIHLLPSMNPDGYETAFHRGSELVGWAEGRWNQQGIDLNHNFADLNTPLWEAEDDGLVPDTVPNHHLPLPTYYTLPNATVAPETWAVIEWMKRIPFVLSANLHGGELVVSYPFDMTRTPWAARELTPTPDDAVFRWLSTVYAGTNRAMQDPDRRPCHSQDFSLYGNVINGADWHTVPGSMNDFSYLHTNCFEITVELSCDKFPHKNELPQEWENNKDALLTYLEQVRMGIAGVVRDKDTELGIADAVIAVDGINHDVTTAWGGDYWRLLTPGDYMVTASAEGYHSATRSCRVTFEEGPVPCNFHLTKTPKQRLRELLAAGAKVPPDLRRRLERLRGRKD, encoded by the exons ATGTGGGGTCTCCTGCTCGCCTTGGCCGCTTTCGCGCCTGCCGTCGATCAGGGTCTGGGGGCGCCCGGCAGCTCTCTGCTGGGCCTTGCGCCGTCTGCGACCACCGAGGCCCGGATCTCgaccccggccccggccccggccccgcgTAGCAGCCCGGCACAGCCGCCGGCGGGAAAGGATAACGGTGATCTCCCGGCTCTAGGGCCCACCTCTCCCTCAG GGACCTCACAACAGCACGTCCGGATTCGCGTCATCAAGAAGAAAAAGGTTATTATGAAGAAGCGAAAGAAGCTAACTCGCCCCAGTCCTCTGGCGACTGCCAGGCCAGTGGTGACCACCAGTCCTGCAGGGGTCCTTGATCTCCCCAAGGAGCAAGAACCAG GCTGTCCACCTTTGGGCCTGGAGTCTCTGCGAGTTTCAGATAACCAGCTTGAGGCATCCAGCAGCCAGTCCTATGGTCTTGGACCACATCGAGGACGGCTCAACATCCAG TCAGGCCTGGAGGATGGTGATCTGTATGATGGGGCCTGGTGTGCCGAGCAGCAGGACGCTGAGCCGTGGCTTCAGGTGGATGCTAAGCACCCCACTCGCTTCTCAGGCATTATCACCCAGGGTAGGAGCTCTATTTGGAG GTATGACTGGGTCACCTCATACAAGGTCCAGTTCAGCAATGACAGTCACACCTGGTGGGGGAGTAGGAACCGCAGCAGTGGGATGGACGCG gtatttcctgccaattcggACCAAGAGACACCAGTGCTGAACCTCTTGCCTGAGCCCCAAGTGGCCCGCTTCATTCGCCTGCTGCCCCAGACCTGGCTCGAGGGAGGCGCATCTTGCCTCCGGGCAGAGATCCTGGCCTGCCCAGTCTCAG ATCCCAATGGCCTATTCCCTGAGGCCCCTGCACTGGGATCCCCTGACCCTCTGGACTTCCAGCATCACAATTATAAGGCCATGAGGAAG CTGATGAAACAAGTGAACGAGCAGTGTCCCAACATCACCCGCATCTACAGCATCGGGAAGAGCAACCAGGGCCTGAAGCTGTATGTGATGGAAATGTCAGACCAGCCTGGGGAGCACGAGCTGG GAGAGCCTGAGGTGCGCTATGTGGCCGGCATGCACGGGAATGAGGCCCTGGGGCGGGAGTTGCTCCTGCTCCTGATGCAGTTCCTGTGCCACGAGTTCCTGCGAGGGGACCCACGGGTGACCCGGCTGCTCACAGAGACACGCATCCACCTGCTGCCCTCCATGAACCCCGATGGCTATGAGACTGCCTTCCACCGG GGCTCAGAGCTGGTGGGCTGGGCAGAGGGCCGCTGGAACCAGCAAGGCATTGACCTTAACCATAATTTTGCTGACCTCAACACACCACTGTGGGAAGCAGAGGATGATGGGTTGGTACCTGACACTGTCCCCAACCATCACCTGCCACTGCCCACTTACTACACGCTGCCCAATGCCACT GTGGCTCCGGAAACATGGGCAGTGATTGAGTGGATGAAACGGATCCCCTTTGTGCTGAGCGCCAACCTCCACGGGGGTGAGCTCGTGGTATCCTACCCATTCGACATGACTCGGACCCCGTGGGCTGCCCGCGAACTCACGCCCACCCCGGATGATGCTGTGTTTCGCTGGCTGAGCACCGTCTATGCTGGCACTAATCGCGCCATGCAGGACCCAGATCGCCGACCCTGCCACAGCCAGGACTTCTCCTTGTATGGCAACGTCATCAACGGGGCTGACTGGCACACAGTCCCTGGGA GCATGAATGACTTCAGTTACTTACACACCAACTGCTTTGAGATCACTGTGGAGCTGTCCTGTGACAAGTTCCCTCACAAGAATGAGCTGCCCCAGGAGTGGGAGAACAACAAAGATGCCCTCCTCACCTACCTGGAACAG GTGCGCATGGGCATTGCGGGAGTTGTTCGGGACAAGGACACGGAGCTCGGGATTGCTGACGCTGTCATCGCCGTGGACGGGATTAACCATGATGTGACAACGG CGTGGGGCGGGGATTACTGGCGCCTGCTGACCCCAGGGGACTATATGGTGACTGCCAGCGCTGAGGGCTACCACTCGGCGACACGGAGCTGCCGGGTCACCTTTGAAGAGGGCCCGGTCCCCTGTAATTTCCACCTCACCAAGACTCCCAAACAGAGACTGCGAGAGCTGCTGGCAGCGGGGGCCAAGGTGCCCCCAGACCTTCGGAGGCGCCTGGAGCGGCTAAGGGGGCGGAAGGATTAA
- the C23H20orf141 gene encoding uncharacterized protein C20orf141 homolog, which translates to MTQLCSLRPKALAYPIPVPPRGLGAGEGSGHPVGPCMSSLDPSPAQLMDSVLGLGALGLTIWAVFSSAGPALLLLLLLVSFLAFDLLHRSTGPQHTLLTGGLSQGAGEGPRWQEALLLPMVAVTGQLCLQEALLLLLLGLGLFLGA; encoded by the exons ATGACCCAGCTCTGCTCACTCAGGCCCAAAGCCCTTGCTTATCCTATCCCTGTCCCTCCCAGGGGCCTGGGTGCTGGAGAGGGATCGGGTCATCCAGTGGGTccatgtatgtcctctttggaccCTAGTCCAGCCCAGCTCATGGACAGTGTCCTAGGGCTGGGGGCACTGGGGTTGACAATTTGGGCAGTCTTTTCCTCGGCTGGCCCagccttgctgctgctgctgctactagtCAGCTTCCTGGCCTTCGACCTACTCCACAG ATCCACCGGGCCACAGCACACACTTCTCACAGGGGGCCTGAGTCAGGGGGCTGGTGAGGGTCCCAGATGGCAGGAGGCTCTACTCCTGCCGATGGTGGCAGTCACAGGACAACTCTGCCTCCAGGAAGCTCTGCTCCTGCTgctcctgggcctggggctgtTCCTGGGAGCCTGA
- the TMEM239 gene encoding transmembrane protein 239: MKVQRERLAREQRKEGTHLWLPGRPGSYKKQHDLGGPRHIQGCFCSWPGLSPGAPAMMQQSQMETDAIGAGEGPQRAVPWSAWVSRQSWLRWCASHVPQSWTHWWATSSWRQPLQRVLCGLEGILYLLLALMLCHALFTTGSHLLSSLWPVVAAAWRHLLPAVLLLVLSALPALLFTASFLLLFSTLLSLVGLLTSMSHLGHAQDLDQ; this comes from the exons ATGAAGGTCCAGAGAGAAAGACTTGCGAGAGAGCAGA GGAAAGAGGGGACTCATCTCTGGCTGCCAGGCCGTCCTGGGAGCTACAAGAAGCAACATGACTTAGGTG GTCCCAGACATATCCAAGGCTGCTTCTGCAGCTGGCCTGGCCTCTCCCCAGGTGCACCAGCCATGATGCAGCAGTCGCAAATGGAGACAGATGCCATCGGGGCCGGTGAGGGGCCGCAGCGGGCGGTGCCCTGGTCGGCCTGGGTCTCGCGACAGAGTTGGCTGCGCTGGTGTGCATCCCACGTGCCCCAGAGCTGGACCCACTGGTGGGCCACATCCAGCTGGCGGCAACCACTGCAGCGTGTGCTTTGTGGTCTGGAAGGGATCCTCTACCTGCTGCTGGCACTGATGCTATGTCACGCGCTCTTCACCACGGGTTCCCATCTGCTGAGCTCCCTGTGGCCTGTGGTGGCTGCAGCGTGGCGACATCTGCTGCCCGCCGTCCTGCTGCTGGTGCTCAGTGCCCTCCCGGCCCTGCTCTTCACCGCCTCCTTCCTGCTGCTGTTTTCCACGCTGCTAAGCCTCGTGGGCCTCCTCACCTCCATGTCTCACCTAGGCCACGCTCAGGATTTGGACCAATAG
- the PCED1A gene encoding PC-esterase domain-containing protein 1A, with protein sequence MVFCLENEEPRRALRSAMVHFQASEVQQLLHNKFVVILGDSIQRAVYKDLVLLLQKDSLLTAAQLKAKGELSFEQDQLVAGGQLGELHNGTQYREVRQFCSGSGHHLVRFYFLTRVYSEYLEGVLEELTYGPAPDLVIINSCLWDLSRYGRYSMESYRENLERVFMRMDQVLPDSCLLVWNMAMPLGERVTGGFLLPELQPLAASLRQDVVEGNFYSATLAGDHYFDVLDLHFHFRHAVRHRHRDGIHWDQHAHRHLSHLLLTHVADAWGVELPKRDCPPDPWTEDWPEPDHLFQGSQGQPPDFGEQLALPLPPPSPLPPPMPFPYPLPQPSPPPLFPPLPQDAPFFPGQPFPPHEFFNYNPTEDFSVPPHLGCGPGVNFVPGPLPPPVPGPIPHGQHRGPVVHRGMPRCVPSNPYHVPRMGGPCRQRLRHSDRLIYTYKLDRRPPAHSGTWPG encoded by the exons ATGGTCTTCTGTCTGGAGAACGAGGAGCCGCGCCGCGCGCTGCGAAGCGCCATGGTCCACTTCCAGGCCTCGGAAGTCCAGCAGCTGCTGCACAACAAGTTCGTGGTCATCTTGGGGGACTCAA TCCAGCGGGCTGTGTACAAGGACCTGGTGCTCCTGCTCCAGAAAGACTCACTGCTCACAGCCGCCCAGCTGAAGGCCAAG ggggagcTGAGCTTCGAACAGGACCAGCTGGTGGCTGGGGGTCAGCTGGGCGAGCTGCACAACGGGACACAGTACCGGGAGGTCCGCCAGTTCTGCTCGGGTTCTGGTCACCACCTCGTGCGCTTCTACTTCCTCACCCGAGTTTACTCCGAGTACCTGGAGGGCGTCCTGGAGGAGCTGACATATGGGCCTGCTCCGGACCTGGTGATCATCAACTCCTGCCTCTGGGATCTCTCCAg GTATGGGCGCTACTCAATGGAGAGCTACCGAGAGAACCTGGAGCGGGTGTTCATGCGAATGGACCAGGTGTTGCCAGACTCCTGCCTGCTGGTGTGGAACATGGCAATGCCGCTGGGGGAGCGCGTCACTGGGGGTTTTCTTCTACCTGAG CTCCAGCCCCTGGCGGCCTCTCTGCGGCAGGATGTGGTTGAAGGGAACTTCTACAGTGCTACGCTGGCTGGGGACCACTACTTCGATGTCCTGGACCTCCACTTTCATTTCCGGCATGCAGTACGGCACCGTCACCGGGATGGTATCCATTGGGACCAGCATGCCCACCGCCACCTCTCACACTTGCTTCTGACCCACGTGGCTGATGCCTGGGGTGTGGAGCTGCCCAAGCGTGACTGCCCCCCTG ACCCGTGGACTGAGGACTGGCCAGAGCCGGATCATCTGTTCCAGGGGAGCCAGGGGCAGCCCCCAGACTTCGGGGAGCAGCTGGCCTTGCCCctaccccctccctctcccttgccCCCTCCCATGCCTTTTCCCTACCCCCTTCCtcagccctccccacctcccctgttcccacccctgccccaggaTGCCCCTTTTTTCCCAGGCCAGCCCTTCCCACCCCATGAATTCTTCAATTATAATCCAACGGAAGACTTCTCAGTGCCACCCCACTTAG GATGTGGCCCTGGAGTGAACTTTGTGCCTGGCCCCCTGCCACCTCCAGTCCCTGGCCCTATCCCCCACGGTCAGCACCGGGGCCCGGTGGTCCACCGGGGGATGCCACGCTGTGTTCCCAGCAACCCCTACCATGTACCAAGGATGGGGGGACCCTGCAGGCAGCGGCTCAGACACTCAGACAGACTGATCTACACATACAAACTGGACAGACGGCCTCCTGCCCATTCGGGGACATGGCCTGGGTAG
- the VPS16 gene encoding vacuolar protein sorting-associated protein 16 homolog, producing the protein MQLPTVLMAVAAASARDPGGRKRKCGPGTGVRRCPLSAAQQPPAPAMDCYTANWNPLGDSAFYRKYELYSMDWSLKEELRDCLVAAAPYGGPIALLRNPWRKEKAASVRPVLEIYSASGMPLASLLWKSGPVVSLGWSAEEELLCVQEDGVVLVYGLHGDFRRHFSMGNEVLQNRVLDARIFHTEFGSGVAILTGAHRFTLSANVGDLKLRRMPEVPGLQTAPSCWTTLCQDRVAHILLAVGPDLYLLDHAACSAVTPPGLAPGVSSFLQMAVSFTYRHLALFTDTGYIWMGTASLKEKLCEFNCNIRAPPKQMVWCSRPRSKEKAVVVAWERRLMVVGDAPESIQFVLDEDSYLVPELDGVRIFSRSTHEFLHEVPVASEEIFKIASMAPGALLLEAQKEYEKESQKADEYLREIQELGQLTQAVQQCIEAAGHEHQPDMQKSLLRAASFGKCFLDRFPPDSFVRMCQDLRVLNAVRDYHIGIPLTYSQYKQLTIQVLLDRLVLRRLYPLAIQICEYLRLPEVQGVSRILAHWACYKVQQKDVSDEDVARAINQKLGDTPGVSYSDIAARAYGCGRTELAIKLLEYEPRSGEQVPLLLKMKRSKLALSKAIESGDTDLVFTVLLHLKNELNRGDFFMTLRNQPMALSLYRQFCKHQELETLKDLYNQDDNHQELGSFHIRASYAAQERIEGRVTALQTAVDAFYKAKNEFAAKATEDQMRLLRLQRRLEDELGGQFLDLSLHDTVTTLILGGHNKRAEQLARDFRIPDKRLWWLKLTALADLEDWEELEKFSKSKKSPIGYLPFVEICMKQHNKYEAKKYASRVGPEQKVKALLLVGDVAQAADVAIERRNEAELSLVLSHCTGATDGATADKIQRARAQAQKK; encoded by the exons aTGCAGCTGCCCACAGTGCTGATGGCAGTGGCGGCGGCCTCGGCACGTGACCCAGGCGGGCGGAAGCGGAAGTGTGGGCCTGGAACCGGTGTCAGGCGGTGTCCTCTCAGCGCTGCCCAGCAGCCGCCTGCACCAGCTATGGACTGCTACACAGCGAACTGGAACCCGCTCGGGGACTCTGCCTTTTACCG GAAATACGAGCTGTACAGCATGGACTGGAGCCTGAAGGAGGAGCTCAGGGACTGCCTGGTGGCTGCTGCGCCCTATGGGGGCCCCATCG CGCTGCTGAGGAACCCCTGGCGGAAGGAGAAGGCTGCCAGCGTCCGGCCGGTGCTTGAGATCTACTCTGCTTCTGGCATGCCTCTGGCCAGCCTGCTG TGGAAGAGTGGCCCCGTCGTGTCCCTGGGCTGGTCAGCTGAAGAGGAGCTGCTCTGTGTGCAGGAGGACGGTGTAGTGCTGGTTTACGGGCTTCACGGTGACTTCCGGAGACACTTCAGCATGGGCAAT GAGGTACTCCAGAACAGGGTTCTAGATGCCCGGATCTTCCATACTGAGTTTGGTTCCGGAGTGGCCATCCTCACAGGGGCCCACCGCTTCACCCTCAGTGCCAACGTGGGCGACCTCAAACTTCGCCGAATGCCAGAAGTGCCAG GTTTGCAGACTGCACCCTCATGCTGGACCACACTGTGCCAGGATCGAGTGGCACACATTCTTCTGGCTGTAGGGCCCGATCTTTACCTCCTGGACCATGCAGCCTGCTCTGCAGTG acGCCCCCTGGCCTGGCCCCAGGAGTGAGCAGTTTCCTGCAGATGGCCGTCTCCTTCACCTACCGACACCTGGCGCTCTTCACAGACACAGGCTATATCTGGATGGGGACAGCTTCACTCAAG GAGAAGTTGTGCGAGTTCAATTGCAATATCCGGGCCCCCCCGAAGCAGATGGTCTG GTGCAGCCGTCCTCGCAGCAAGGAGAAAGCTGTTGTGGTGGCGTGGGAGAGGCGGCTAATGGTGGTGGGCGATGCACCCGAGAGCATCCA ATTTGTGCTGGATGAGGACTCCTACCTGGTACCTGAGCTGGACGGCGTCCGCATCTTCTCCCGCAGCACACACGAGTTCCTGCATGAGGTTCCAG TGGCCAGTGAGGAGATCTTCAAAATTGCCTCGATGGCACCTGGAGCGCTGCTGTTGGAGGCCCAGAAGGAGTATGAG aAAGAGAGCCAGAAAGCGGATGAGTACCTGCGGGAgatccaggagctggggcagctgACCCAGGCTGTACAGCAGTGCATTGAGGCCGCAGGACACGAGCACCAGCCAGACATGCAGAAGAGTCTGCTCAGG GCGGCCTCCTTTGGAAAGTGTTTCCTGGATAGATTTCCACCTGACAGCTTCGTGCGCATGTGTCAAGATCTGCGTGTGCTTAATGCCGTTCGGGACTATCACATCGGGATCCCTCTCACCTATAGCCA ATACAAGCAGCTCACCATCCAGGTGCTGCTGGACAG GCTTGTGTTGAGGAGGCTTTACCCCCTGGCCATCCAGATATGTGAGTACCTGCGCCTTCCTGAAGTGCAGGGTGTCAGCAGGATCCTGGCCCACTGGGCCTGCTACAAG GTGCAACAGAAGGACGTGTCCGATGAGGATGTTGCTCGGGCCATTAACCAGAAGCTGGGGGACACGCCTGGTGTCTCTTACTCCGACATTGCTGCTCGGGCCTATGGCTGTGGCCGCACAGAGCTGGCCATCAAG ctaCTGGAGTACGAACCACGTTCTGGGGAGCAGGTACCCCTTCTCCTAAAGATGAAAAGGAGCAAACTGGCACTGAGCAAGGCCATTGAGAGCGGGGACACTGACCTGG TGTTCACGGTGTTGCTGCACTTGAAGAACGAGCTGAACCGAGGAGATTTTTTCATGACCCTTCGGAACCAGCCCATGGCCTTGAGTTTGTACAGGCAG TTTTGTAAGCATCAGGAGCTAGAGACGCTGAAGGACCTTTACAATCAGGACGACAACCACCAGGAGCTGGGCAGCTTCCACATCCGAGCCAGCTACGCTGCACAGGAG CGTATTGAGGGGCGAGTCACAGCTCTGCAGACAGCAGTGGACGCCTTCTACAAGGCCAAGAATGAGTTTGCAGCCAAG GCCACAGAGGATCAAATGCGGCTCCTACGTCTGCAGCGCCGCCTAGAAGATGAGTTGGGGGGTCAGTTCCTAGATCTGTCTCTACATGACACGGTCACCACCCTCATCCTTGGCGGCCACAACAAGCGCGCAGAGCAGCTGGCGCGTGACTTCCGCATCCCGGACAAGAG GCTCTGGTGGCTGAAACTGACCGCCCTAGCAGATCTAGAAGACTGGGAGGAGCTAGAGAAGTTTTCTAAGAGCAAGAAGTCACCTATCGGTTACCTG CCTTTTGTGGAGATCTGCATGAAGCAACACAACAAATATGAGGCCAAGAAGTACGCCTCCCGTGTGGGTCCAGAGCAGAAGGTCAAGGCCTTGCTTCTTGTTGG GGATGTGGCTCAGGCTGCAGATGTGGCGATCGAGCGCCGGAATGAGGCAGAGCTGAGCCTCGTATTGTCCCACTGCACTGGAGCCACAGACGGGGCC